A segment of the Niveibacterium umoris genome:
GCAAGTTTGTCCGCATGTCGCTGGGTGGCGTACGTGACGAGGCCGAGATTCGTGGTCACCGTCGTACTTACATCGGGTCGATGCCAGGCAAGATTCTGCAGAACATGACCAAGGTCGCAGTGCGCAATCCGCTCTTTCTGCTCGACGAAGTCGACAAGATGGGTGCGGATTTCCGAGGCGACCCGAGTTCGGCGCTGCTTGAAGTTCTCGATCCCGAGCAGAACAGCACCTTCGTCGATCACTATGTCGAAGTGGAGTACGACCTCTCGGACGTCATGTTCGTGGCGACTGCGAACAGCCTGAACATCCCGGCTCCACTTCTGGATCGGATGGAAATCATCCGGCTTTCCGGCTACACGGAAGACGAGAAGGTGAGCATCGCGCAGCGTTACCTGATTCCGAAGCAGATGAAGAACAACGGAATCAAGCGTGAGGAGTTGTCTGTCACCGAAGATGCTGTCCGGGACATCGTCCGCTTCTACACCCGTGAAGCCGGCGTACGCAGCCTGGAGCGAGAAATCTCGAAGATCTGCCGCAAGGTGGTCAAGGCTGTTGTGCTGCGTGCACGAACGAGCAAGGTCATCGTAAACGCGAAGAGCCTGGACAAGTATCTCGGCGTGCGCCGATTCACGTTTGGCGTGGCGGAAAAGGACAACCAGATTGGTCAGGTTACAGGGCTCGCATGGACGGAGGTCGGAGGCGAGCTGCTTACGATCGAGTCAGTCGTGCTGCCGGGCAAGGGAAAGGTGCTGACGACCGGCAAGCTTGGCGAGGTCATGCAGGAATCGATTCAGGCGGCCTTGTCGGTCGTCCGTAAGCGCGCTAATCAACTCGGTATTGCGGACGATTTCTACCAGAAGAGTGATATTCATATTCACCTTCCGGAAGGCGCCACCCCCAAGGATGGCCCGTCTGCCGGCATTGCGATCGCTACTGCGTTGGTGTCCGTCCTGACGGGAATTCCGGTGCGAGCCGATGTTGCGATGACCGGTGAAATCACCCTGCGCGGAGAGGTTCTGGCAATCGGTGGATTGAAAGAGAAGCTCTTCGCGGCGGTTCGTGGCGGGATACGCACGGCGTTGATTCCGGAAGAAAATGTCAAGGATCTGCAGGATCTGCCGCCCGAGATCCGCGATCGGCTGGAGATCATTCCAGTCAAGTGGATCGACAAGGTGCTTGAGTTGGCCCTCGAAAGAGCGCCCGAACCGGTTGCCGAGGTAGTGACTGAAGACGCGGCGACCCCTCCGCAAGCAAACGGGGAAGTCGCGGGAGCGGTTCTGAAGCACTGATGATTGCTGCAAAGCAGCGGGGCCTGACTGTCTATGCGGCGGTCGGGCCCCGCTGTTTTTTTGTGCAGATGAGCTGGGTCAGAATCGCCGCAAAGCCGCTTGACACCGCGGTTTCCGCTCGTTTATAAAGTCCTGACAGGCTTCTGGATGTGCGGGGAGTTCGCTAACCCGCGCCGGCATTGGCTTGCAGGATCCTATTCCCACTACCGAAGAATTGAGGGGGCTTTTGTGAACAAATCCGAGTTGATCGAGGTCATCGCAAAGCAGGCCGAAATTTCTAAAGCCGCTGCCGGGCGCGCACTGGATGCGACGATTGCAGCGGTGAAACAGTCCTTGAAGAAGGGGAACGACGTAACCTTGGTGGGTTTCGGCACCTTCTCGGTTGGAAAGCGTGCAGCACGCACCGGCCGCAATCCTCGTACCGGCGCGACGATCAAGATCAAGGCGGCCAAGGTTCCGAAGTTCCGCCCTGGCAAAGCACTCAAGGATGCGGTAAACTAGCCTGCTTTACCGGCGCGCCTCTCTGGGCTTGTCGGTTGAGCGGGCGCTTAGCTCAGTTGGTAGAGCGCCTCCCTTACAAGGAGGATGTCGGCGGTTCGAGTCCGTCAGCGCCCACCAGCGTTTCGCTGGACAATCAAGCGCGGAGTGGTAGTTCAGTCGGTTAGAATACCGGCCTGTCACGCCGGGGGTCGCGGGTTCGAGTCCCGTCCACTCCGCCAGAACGAGGCGAACGCAAGTTCGCCTTTTTTGTATCCACTTTTCTTGGTCCCCCGCTCGCAGCATGTTAGACGCAGTCAGAAACAATAAGCGCATTGTCCAGGTGCTCCTGGCGCTCATCGCAATCACGTTTGCGTTCTTTGGCATCGAGTCCTATCTGCAGAATATTGGACGCGATGATTACGTTGCGAAGGTGGGGCGAAGCAAGATTACGCCACCGGAGCTCGATCAGGCCATGCGCGAAGAGCAGGATCGCCTCCGGTCCCAGTTGGGAGAGGCATTCGATCCGGCAATCCTCCAACGTCCTGAGCTGAAGCGCTCCGTGCTGGATCGCCTCGTCGGCCAACGCGTCCTCGCACTCCGACTTGAGGATGGTCACATGCGCGCGACGCCGGAGGCCTTGCAGCAGACGATCGTGGGCATTCCGGCTTTCCAGGAAGACGGCAAGTTCTCGCGCAAGCGCTATGAACAGATGCTGGCCGCGCGGGGCTATTCGCCAGCGCGTTTCGAGGCTGGCCTCGCGCAGGATCTCGCGCAGCAGCAGCTCATCGGGGGGGTTGCGCGGTCTGCGATCGTTCCGGCCGCGGTTGTTGACCGCTGGCTCACGCTGCAGGACGAGTCGCGAGACGTTGCCATGTGGCAATTGCCCGCGAGCAACTATCTCGCGCAGGTGAAACTGCCGGGCGACGCCGCAAAGAAAGAATACGAAGCGAGCCGCTCGAGCTTTGCAACGCCAGAGCAGGTCAAAGTCGAGTACTTGCTCCTGTCGCAGGACGATCTCGCCGCGCAGGTGACCGTGTCGGACGAGGACATCCGCAAGCAATATGACACCAACAAGGATCGCTACTCGGCCCCTGAAGAGCGCCATGCCCGCCACATCCTGATTGAGGCGGCCAAGGATGCGGGTGCCGACAAGCGTGCTGCGGCCAAGTCCAAGGCGGAAGGACTCCTCAAGCAACTGCAACAGAAGCCTGACAGTTTTGCAGCACTTGCGAAGGCCAATTCCCAGGATCCAGGCTCTGCCGCGAACGGCGGTGACCTCGGGTTCTTCGGTCGAGGTGCGATGGTCAAACCCTTCGAGGATGCCGCCTTTGCGCTCAAGCCGGGGCAGCTCAGCGGTGTGGTTGAGACCGACTACGGCTATCACATCATCCGGCTCGAAGAGATCCGTGGCGGTGGGGTGAAGTCTTTCGATCAGGCCAAGCCTGAGATTGCGCAGGAACTCAAGCGCACCGGTGCGGCGAAGCGCTACGCTGAAATTGCCGACAGTTTCGGCAACACGGTCTACGAACAACCGGACAGCCTCAAGCCGGCAGCGGACAAATACAAACTGGCGCTCCGTCAGAGCGAATGGGTTGCCAAGGATGCGAAGGGCTTGCCGGCGCCGTTCAACAACGAAAAAGTCATGACGGCCCTGTTTTCGGCCGATGCGGTCAAGAATCGCCGCAATACCGAAGCGATTGATCTGGGCAACAACGCGCTTGTCTCCCTGCGCGTCGTCGAGCACAAGGACGCAGCAGTGCGGCCGTTCGAGGAAGTGCGCGCAGCCATCGAACAAAAGCTGACCGAGCAGGAGGCGATCAAGCTGGCCACCAAGGACGGCGAAGCGATGATCGAGAAGCTGCGTAAAGGCGAGACGGTCGACGCGAAGTGGGGCCAGTCGGGTGCTGTCTCGCGTGGCAAACCCGGTCCGCTGCCGCTCGATGCATTGAAGGCGGTGTTCCGTGCCCCGGTCGATAAGCTGCCGGCGTATTCCGGTGTTTCGGTGCCTGGCAAGGGCTATGCGGTCTTCAAGATCGCCAGTGTCACCAAGCCCCAGGTGGCGGCAGATGATCCGCGCAGGAAGTCCTTGGCGGAGCAGTACCAGCGTCTGCTGGCCGAAGAAGATCTGCGCGCCTACATGACCGCGCTGAAGGATCGCTATTCCGTCAAGCTGAGCGGGAAGATCGCGGACGCCAAAGAATAAGCGTTGCGACCGCAGAAAAACAAACGGGCCCTAAAGGGCCCGTTTTCGTTTGATGCGCTTGAACTTCGTGGAGCGCGTCAGTCCGCGGCTGCCAGTGCGGTGGTATTGAAGCCGCCGTCGACGTACATGATTTCGCCGGTAATACCCGAGGCCAGGTCCGAACACATGAAGGCCGCCGCATTGCCGACCTCGTCAATCGTGACATTCCGACGCAGCGGTGCATTCTTCTCGTTGAAGGCGAGCAGCTTGCTGAAGTTACCGATGCCTGACGCTGCGAGCGTCTTGATCGGGCCGGCAGAAATGCCGTTGACGCGGGTGCCTTCCGGGCCCAGGCAGGTGGCCATGTAACGCACCGAGGCCTCAAGGCTAGCCTTGGCGAGGCCCATGACGTTGTAGTTGGGCAGCGAACGCACTGCACCGAGGTAGGACATCGTCAGCACCGAGCCATTGCGGCCCTTCATCAGCGGGCGCGCCGCTTTTGCAAGCGCCGGGAAGCTGTAGGCGCTGATTTCGTGGGCGGTACGGAAGGCCTCTCGCGAGAAGCCATCAAGGAAGTCGCCTTCAAGCGCTTCGCCTGGGGCGAAGGCGATGGAATGAACGAGGCCTTCAAGTCCGTCCCACCGCTGGCCGATTGCGTCGAAGAGGGCGGTGATCTGCTCGTCCTCGGCGACGTCGCAGGGAAAGACCAGTTCGGAGTCGAATTCGGCTGCGAACTTCGTGATCCGGTCCAGGAAACGTTCGTTCTGGTAGGTGAAGGCGAGCTGTGCCCCCTCACGATGCATCGCCTTGGCAATGCCGTAAGCAATCGAGCGATTGCTGAGCAGGCCGCAGATCAGGATGCGCTTGCCGGTGAGAAAACCCATATACAGTCTCCTTTTTGCAGATCGCGGATTATATCGGAGGACGACCCCCAAGCCCGATGGCTGTTGCGGCCGCTATGGGTAGTTGTTGGGTGGCGGGCCGAATGTCGAACCATGCAGGTACTTGAAAACACCGCTATCGAGGCGCGCAGGCAAGCGCTTGAGATCGCGTTGCTCGAAGGCGAACCGTTCTGGCGTGACATGCCGTTCCGCGTTGCTCGTCCGGGCTGGGTCGATGCTTATCCAGACCTCGATCATGCGCTTGCGCATCTGTCCGAAGGGGAGCTCACACACCTTCTTGGAGACAACCGTGCGTTGATCGAGTGGCTGTCAGCACGCGTGCAATCATGCCGGCTAGAGGCGGCGCTGATTGATGTACCGCGTCAGCCGGTGGGTGCGCATCGGCCTGATTGCCGTCACGTATGGGGAATCCCTGGCCGCAAGCTCGAGCAGATCGAAGCTTTTCTCGATGCGATCGACACCGGAGCGCACGAAGTGCTCGAGTGGTGCTCCGGCAAGGGCCATCTGGGGCGCCTCTTGAGTCTGCGATGCGGTAGTTCGGTCACTTCGCTGGAATTGCAGGCCGATCTGTGCGCCGATGGCGAGTGGCTGGCTCAGCGCGCCGGGGCGACCCGTCAACAATTCATTGCAGCGGATGCGTTCGCGCCGGACTCGGCCGCGCTGGTCGCAGGGCGTCAGGCTGTTGCGCTGCATGCATGCGGCGATTTGCATCGCACATTGGTGAGCAACGCCATCGCGCATGGCGGGCAGGGTCTGCATGTCGCGCCGTGCTGTTACTACCAGCTCGGATCTGCGAGCTTCACGCCGAATGCTGCCGGTTCGCGCCTTCGACTGTCGCGCGATGATCTGCGATTGGCGGTGACCGAGACGGTCACCGCACCGGCCCGCGAGATCCGCACACGCGACCGGGAGGCCGCGTGGAAACTCGCCTTCGTCGCGTGGCGTGAAATGTCCGAAGGCGCGCCCTACAAGACCTTCAAACCGCTTCCCGAGGCCTGGTTGCGGCTCCCCTTTGCGGCATTCATGACGCAGGTGTGCGCGCGCGAAGGCATTCACGCACCGAGCGGCAAAGTGCTGACCGAGCTCGAAGCGCGCGGCTGGGAACGGCAGCGCGTGATGATGCGACGCTCTGTGGTGCGACTGGCTTACCGCCGGATCCTTGAGTTGTGGCTGGTCTGCGACCTCGCCGTCCCGCTGCTGCACACTGGATATCGTGTGGCGATCCGCGAGTTCTGCGCGCGCAAGCTCACGCCGCGCAACCTGCTGCTCAGTGCCGTACGCTGAGCGGCGATCGAGCGCTTCGCCGTACGCCCGCAAGGGGCGTTGCAAGCGTTACGCCTCGACGCTGTCGAGAAATGCCCGCGCGTCCTCCACCAGACCTGCCAGCCCCTCTTCGTTCACATCGAGCAGGCGCAGGCAGGCTTCGCCAAGCTTGCCCCACTCCCGCGTGGGGCTCAGCCCGGTTGAGGTCTGGAACAGGAATTCGGCCAACTGCACGATCGCGATCAGGCGCTGCGAGGCAGGAGGGAGACCACCGATGTTGAGCGTCAGCGCTACGCTGTCGTGGTGGTAGCGGATCGCGAGACAGGTCTCTTCCGGCATCCACCAGCTTTGCGCGAGCAGACAACCAACGATTGCATGATTCGTCGGGTGGCGCGTTTCCTCGACGTCTGTGAAACGCGCTTCAACGGCATCGTTCGCGAGCTTCAAGGTGGTCGTGTAATCGGCGAACTTGCGCATCAGAACCGGAATGCCGCAGTCGCGGAAAAGCCCGAACGTGTAGGCTTCCTCGGCACGTACGCCGTTGCGGTTGCCGAGTTGTTGCGTGAGCCATCCGGAAACCATCGCGATGCGGGCCGAGGCATCCCAGAAGCGTTCCAGCGCGGGTACCGAAATGAAGACCTTGCGCAGGATCAGTCCCGCAACAGCGCGGCTGGAAACGTCCAGCCCCAGCATCATCAGGGCTTGCGACACCGTACGGGCGCGGAAGCGGAAGCCGAAGTAGGGCGAGTTCGCCGTCTTCATCAGGCCGGCCGCCAGGCTCACGTCGCTGGAAATCAGGGTTGCCAGGCGGTTGAAGTCCGGATTCTCCTTCAGCATCTCTGCGCTTATGCTATCGAGAATGCGCGGTCGCGGCGGAATGCCGATGTCGCGGATCGCCTCGCCAAGCATGCCGTCTATCGCTGCTGTCTGATCCGGGCTCATGCCTGCTTCCTTTGCTTCAACCAAGTGATGAGCGCGTCGCCGTCCATCGGCCGGGCGTGCAGGAAACCCTGTATCGCGTCGACCCCCACGTCCTCCAGTGCGGCTTGTTGCTCCGGCGTTTCCACGCCTTCGGCCACCACCGTCATGCCCAGTTCGCGCGCCATGTTCGTGATCGCACGGACGATCGCCAGGGCGCGCAGATCATGCGGCAGCACCTTGATGAAGGCGCGGTCGATCTTGAGCTTGCTGGCCGGGATGTCCTTCAGGTTGGCGAGGCACGAGTACCCGGTGCCGAAGTCGTCGATGGCCAGCGAGACACCCGCCATTTTTGCTGCCAGCAGATTGCTTTGCACGACTTCCGAGACATCCATGAAAAGCGACTCGGTCAGTTCCAGTTCGATCAGCTCCGGCGGCGCATCACTGCAAAGCAGCGCGGCATGCAGCGCCTGCGAAAACTTGGGCGCCGTGAGCTGGGCGCGCGAGACGTTGATGGCGACCTTGGTGCCAAGGCCGAGCGCGGCAAGCCGGTGAGCGAACATCGCGCCGTACAGCATGCTCCATTCGCCAAGTCGTACGACCAGCCCGGTCTTTTCGGCGACCGGGATGAAGCGCACCGGCGATACCGTTTCGCCGTCGGCAGAGCAGCGCATCAGCGCTTCAACGGCATGTATCGAGCCGTCGAGCGCGACGATGGGTTGGTAGTGCAAGGCCAGGCCGCCACGTTCCAGCGCCATGTGCAACTTGTTCTCCACCACCAGCTCTTCGCGGGCCAGCAGGACGCCCAGGCGACCGGCGACGCGTTCCTCGCCGGACAATACCGTGCGATCACCGCCCAATCGTTTGGCCTCGACCATCGCGCGATCTGCGCGTTCGAGCACGCTGACGGCGTCTTCCTTGGGTTCAAGCACCGCGATGCCGACGCTGCCAGTCGGATAGAGCCGTATGTTGCCGACTTCGAGCGGCAGCTTCACGCAGTCCAGCAGGTCCGCAGCGATCAATTGTGCGGCCGCCGCGTCCACGCCGCGCGCCAGGAACACGAATTCGTCACCGCCCATGCGACAGGGCTGGGCGCGGCCGGCGAGCCGTTCGGCAAGTCGTGTGGCCATGCGTGCGATGACTGCATCGCCGCCGAGATGGCCGAAGGACTCGTTAACGAGTTTGAAGCGATCCAGATCCAGCCAGATCACCGACATGAGCGTGCTCGTCGCCTCCGGTGACTGCACCCATGCGCTCACCGCCGCAAGGCAACCCGCGCGGTCGAGAAAGCCGGTGAGGACATCGATATGCTCTGGCGGCATGGGCAGGTCGCGTTAAAGGACGAGGATGGAGTCCTCGGGTTCCTTCTTGCGTTTTCGGCCGCGGCAGGCGCGACTTGAGCGGTTTCGGCACGCCTGTGCCGACGGCTGGACTGGTCTTTTCTTCGCTGCGCAAGGCTTTGCACCCGTTCCATCATCACGGAAGCATGGCGCGCACGGGACGTGGCGTCGCAATGAAGCCATCAAACACGTTGCCGCCCTTGTGCACCGCAGATTGCGCTCCTCGCCATACGGTCTAGCATGGGCGAGCGCAGCTTTTCAAAACAAGGCCCAGCTGCAACGAACGGCGATAGTCGCGGGGGCGGCGTCGCCAGATCGCGGGCTGGCGATAGGGGGGAGCCGAATGACCAAACCATTGCAATGGACTTTGCCGGGAACGATTTCCCGGCTGGCATTGACCGCGCTTGTGACGCTGTTCATCGCGGGCTGCGGATCGAGCGACGAGGCGCCCCAGGCGCCGACCTACGCGGCAGAAATCCGTTACACGTCGTACGGGGTGCCGCACATCAAGGCCAACGATTTCAAGGGCGCGGGCTACGGTTACGGCTACGCGTTTGCTGCTGACCATGTGTGCCTGTTTTCCGAGGAGGTGGTCACCCTCAACGGTGAGCGCGCGCTGTATTTCGGCGAGAAGGATGCCAACGGCGTGCGAATCACTTACCCGGCGCAGCTGGGTGGCACGCTCGAGAACATCGAGTCCGATTTCTTCTACAAATCGACGATGACGCCCGCCGTCGCGGCGAACATGAAAGCCGCCGCGGGCAGTGATGTGCGCGACCTGGTGGCCGGGTTCGTCGCTGGCTACAACCGCTACCTGCGCGAGGTGGGTGCCGCTGGGCTTCCGCCTAGCTGCCGCAATGCCAAGTGGGTGCGCCCGATCACCGAAGCCGACGCCTATTTCCGTATGAATCAGGCAGCCATGACCGGCAGTTCGATCGCCTTCATTGCACAGATCGCCGCCGCGCAACCGCCCGCGGCCGCGGCGCGGGTGGCGCGGGCTCGTGCGACCGGCAGCCCCGAGGCTCAGCTGAAGCAGTCCGAAATGCTCAAGGCGCTGCACGTGTTCAAGGACGGCCTGATCGGATCGAACGGTTACGGGCTTGGCCGCGAGGTGACCGAGTCGGGCAAGGGCATGGTGCTTGGTAACCCGCACTTCCCGTGGTGGGGCGTGTTGCGCCTGCATCAACTGCACATCACGGTCCCCGGCAAGTACGACGTTTACGGTGCGACCTTGCTGGGTGCGCCCTTGCCGCTGATCGGCTTCAACAAGGACGTTGCCTGGACGCACACCTTCTCCACCGACCAGCGCTTTACGCTGTTTGCGCTGACGCTCGATCCGAAGGACCCGACCCGCTACATGGTCGGCACCGAATCGCGTGCGATGACCGCGACCAAAGTTCAGATTCAGGCGCTGCAACCCGACGGCTCGGTGGTGACGCGCGAACGCACGATGTATGCGACCGAGTACGGCCCGCTCGCGATGGATAGCCTGTTCCAGTGGACGACCAGCACCGCCTACGCCTTCAAGGATGCCAACCGCGACACCTACCGGCTGATGGACCAGGTGTTGCTCAACGGCAAGGCGACCAGTGCTGCTTCGCTGCGGGAAGCCTTGGCGACCTACAGCGAGATGCCCTGGGTGAACACCATCGGCGCCGACAAGGATGGCAATGCGCTGTACGCCAACTACTCGGTGGCGGCCAACGTCTCTGACGCGCAGATCACGAACTGCGTCGGCGCGGGCCTGCCGCAACTCGCCCTCGCGCTTGAAGGAGTCGTCATCCTCGATGGCAAGGACCCGACTTGCAGCTGGACTGGCCACGTGCCGAGCGCGCAGCGCCCGTACGTGCTGCGAACCGACTACGCGATGAACGCCAATGACAGCCACTGGTGGCCGAATCAGAACGTCCGCCTGGCGGGCTACCCCAAGATCATCGCCACCGGCCCCGATGCCGAGGGCGTGGTTCAAGGGGAGCGCACCCGCGCAGGCATCGCCCAGATCGTCGATCGCGTCTCGGGGGCTGATGGCCTGCCGGGTACGAAGTTCACGCTGGCCTCTTTGCAGGAGGTGTACAAGGCGGGCCGTTTCTACCGGCCGGAACGGTGGCTGGGCGAATTCGTCACCGCGTGTCTTGCGGGTGGCCACGCCGATGTCGCTGCTGCCTGCACGGTGCTGCGCGACTGGAACCGCAAGGAGCAACTCGATGCCAAGGGCGCGCTATTGTTCCGCGAGTTCTATGCGCGACTGGGCGAGTTGAAGGATGCGTCGCTGTGGCGGGTGCCTTTCGATCCGGCCGATCCGCTGAACACGCCCAACGGTTTCAACACCGCCAATACCGATGCGTTCACGAAGCTGGCCGATACGGTGAGCTACTTCGGCACGATCGGGTTCGCGCTTGACGAAACGCCCGGCGCCCGCCAGATCCTCACCCGCAATGGCAAGCAACTGGTCATTCCGGGCGGGCGCTACACC
Coding sequences within it:
- the lon gene encoding endopeptidase La, coding for MSSLPDLPQEQIELPLLPLRDVVVFPHMVIPLFVGRPKSIKALENAMESGKSILLVAQKSAAKDEPSAEDLYEIGCIANILQMLKLPDGTVKVLVEGTQRARLQAVEDQRTVFVAQVMPLKGDEVQNHEVEAMRRAILAQFDQYVKLNKKIPPEILTSLSGIDEPGRLADTIAAHLPLKLEQKQGILEFVSVVERMEKLLSQLETELDILQVEKRIRGRVKRQMEKSQREYYLNEQVKAIQKELGEGEEGADLEELEKKIKASGMSKEATAKAQSELKKLKMMSPMSAEATVVRNFIETLVGLPWKKKSRISKDLAEAQKVLDRDHYGLEKVKERILEYLAVQQRVDKLKAPILCLVGPPGVGKTSLGQSIAKATNRKFVRMSLGGVRDEAEIRGHRRTYIGSMPGKILQNMTKVAVRNPLFLLDEVDKMGADFRGDPSSALLEVLDPEQNSTFVDHYVEVEYDLSDVMFVATANSLNIPAPLLDRMEIIRLSGYTEDEKVSIAQRYLIPKQMKNNGIKREELSVTEDAVRDIVRFYTREAGVRSLEREISKICRKVVKAVVLRARTSKVIVNAKSLDKYLGVRRFTFGVAEKDNQIGQVTGLAWTEVGGELLTIESVVLPGKGKVLTTGKLGEVMQESIQAALSVVRKRANQLGIADDFYQKSDIHIHLPEGATPKDGPSAGIAIATALVSVLTGIPVRADVAMTGEITLRGEVLAIGGLKEKLFAAVRGGIRTALIPEENVKDLQDLPPEIRDRLEIIPVKWIDKVLELALERAPEPVAEVVTEDAATPPQANGEVAGAVLKH
- a CDS encoding HU family DNA-binding protein, with protein sequence MNKSELIEVIAKQAEISKAAAGRALDATIAAVKQSLKKGNDVTLVGFGTFSVGKRAARTGRNPRTGATIKIKAAKVPKFRPGKALKDAVN
- a CDS encoding SurA N-terminal domain-containing protein, giving the protein MLDAVRNNKRIVQVLLALIAITFAFFGIESYLQNIGRDDYVAKVGRSKITPPELDQAMREEQDRLRSQLGEAFDPAILQRPELKRSVLDRLVGQRVLALRLEDGHMRATPEALQQTIVGIPAFQEDGKFSRKRYEQMLAARGYSPARFEAGLAQDLAQQQLIGGVARSAIVPAAVVDRWLTLQDESRDVAMWQLPASNYLAQVKLPGDAAKKEYEASRSSFATPEQVKVEYLLLSQDDLAAQVTVSDEDIRKQYDTNKDRYSAPEERHARHILIEAAKDAGADKRAAAKSKAEGLLKQLQQKPDSFAALAKANSQDPGSAANGGDLGFFGRGAMVKPFEDAAFALKPGQLSGVVETDYGYHIIRLEEIRGGGVKSFDQAKPEIAQELKRTGAAKRYAEIADSFGNTVYEQPDSLKPAADKYKLALRQSEWVAKDAKGLPAPFNNEKVMTALFSADAVKNRRNTEAIDLGNNALVSLRVVEHKDAAVRPFEEVRAAIEQKLTEQEAIKLATKDGEAMIEKLRKGETVDAKWGQSGAVSRGKPGPLPLDALKAVFRAPVDKLPAYSGVSVPGKGYAVFKIASVTKPQVAADDPRRKSLAEQYQRLLAEEDLRAYMTALKDRYSVKLSGKIADAKE
- the fabI gene encoding enoyl-ACP reductase FabI, encoding MGFLTGKRILICGLLSNRSIAYGIAKAMHREGAQLAFTYQNERFLDRITKFAAEFDSELVFPCDVAEDEQITALFDAIGQRWDGLEGLVHSIAFAPGEALEGDFLDGFSREAFRTAHEISAYSFPALAKAARPLMKGRNGSVLTMSYLGAVRSLPNYNVMGLAKASLEASVRYMATCLGPEGTRVNGISAGPIKTLAASGIGNFSKLLAFNEKNAPLRRNVTIDEVGNAAAFMCSDLASGITGEIMYVDGGFNTTALAAAD
- a CDS encoding methyltransferase, whose protein sequence is MQVLENTAIEARRQALEIALLEGEPFWRDMPFRVARPGWVDAYPDLDHALAHLSEGELTHLLGDNRALIEWLSARVQSCRLEAALIDVPRQPVGAHRPDCRHVWGIPGRKLEQIEAFLDAIDTGAHEVLEWCSGKGHLGRLLSLRCGSSVTSLELQADLCADGEWLAQRAGATRQQFIAADAFAPDSAALVAGRQAVALHACGDLHRTLVSNAIAHGGQGLHVAPCCYYQLGSASFTPNAAGSRLRLSRDDLRLAVTETVTAPAREIRTRDREAAWKLAFVAWREMSEGAPYKTFKPLPEAWLRLPFAAFMTQVCAREGIHAPSGKVLTELEARGWERQRVMMRRSVVRLAYRRILELWLVCDLAVPLLHTGYRVAIREFCARKLTPRNLLLSAVR
- a CDS encoding HDOD domain-containing protein → MSPDQTAAIDGMLGEAIRDIGIPPRPRILDSISAEMLKENPDFNRLATLISSDVSLAAGLMKTANSPYFGFRFRARTVSQALMMLGLDVSSRAVAGLILRKVFISVPALERFWDASARIAMVSGWLTQQLGNRNGVRAEEAYTFGLFRDCGIPVLMRKFADYTTTLKLANDAVEARFTDVEETRHPTNHAIVGCLLAQSWWMPEETCLAIRYHHDSVALTLNIGGLPPASQRLIAIVQLAEFLFQTSTGLSPTREWGKLGEACLRLLDVNEEGLAGLVEDARAFLDSVEA
- a CDS encoding putative bifunctional diguanylate cyclase/phosphodiesterase; amino-acid sequence: MPPEHIDVLTGFLDRAGCLAAVSAWVQSPEATSTLMSVIWLDLDRFKLVNESFGHLGGDAVIARMATRLAERLAGRAQPCRMGGDEFVFLARGVDAAAAQLIAADLLDCVKLPLEVGNIRLYPTGSVGIAVLEPKEDAVSVLERADRAMVEAKRLGGDRTVLSGEERVAGRLGVLLAREELVVENKLHMALERGGLALHYQPIVALDGSIHAVEALMRCSADGETVSPVRFIPVAEKTGLVVRLGEWSMLYGAMFAHRLAALGLGTKVAINVSRAQLTAPKFSQALHAALLCSDAPPELIELELTESLFMDVSEVVQSNLLAAKMAGVSLAIDDFGTGYSCLANLKDIPASKLKIDRAFIKVLPHDLRALAIVRAITNMARELGMTVVAEGVETPEQQAALEDVGVDAIQGFLHARPMDGDALITWLKQRKQA
- a CDS encoding penicillin acylase family protein; protein product: MTKPLQWTLPGTISRLALTALVTLFIAGCGSSDEAPQAPTYAAEIRYTSYGVPHIKANDFKGAGYGYGYAFAADHVCLFSEEVVTLNGERALYFGEKDANGVRITYPAQLGGTLENIESDFFYKSTMTPAVAANMKAAAGSDVRDLVAGFVAGYNRYLREVGAAGLPPSCRNAKWVRPITEADAYFRMNQAAMTGSSIAFIAQIAAAQPPAAAARVARARATGSPEAQLKQSEMLKALHVFKDGLIGSNGYGLGREVTESGKGMVLGNPHFPWWGVLRLHQLHITVPGKYDVYGATLLGAPLPLIGFNKDVAWTHTFSTDQRFTLFALTLDPKDPTRYMVGTESRAMTATKVQIQALQPDGSVVTRERTMYATEYGPLAMDSLFQWTTSTAYAFKDANRDTYRLMDQVLLNGKATSAASLREALATYSEMPWVNTIGADKDGNALYANYSVAANVSDAQITNCVGAGLPQLALALEGVVILDGKDPTCSWTGHVPSAQRPYVLRTDYAMNANDSHWWPNQNVRLAGYPKIIATGPDAEGVVQGERTRAGIAQIVDRVSGADGLPGTKFTLASLQEVYKAGRFYRPERWLGEFVTACLAGGHADVAAACTVLRDWNRKEQLDAKGALLFREFYARLGELKDASLWRVPFDPADPLNTPNGFNTANTDAFTKLADTVSYFGTIGFALDETPGARQILTRNGKQLVIPGGRYTFNNWRGALVDGKYVDPAYGNSYMQFVTFDADGPVAEGMLTYSQSTDSSSSHYSDLTELYAQRLWAKLPYTDAQINADPNLRTVKISE